From Piscinibacter gummiphilus:
CAGCGTGGGGCCCGAGAAGCGCCGCCAGCCCGAGGTGGCTGCCGCGCTGGAGCGCATCCGCCGCGACGACGGCACCCGCACCCGCTTCCTCGAACTCGCCCGCGATGCCGACCGCGCCAGCGCGCAGACCCGCATGATGGCGCTCGCCCACGGCCTGGGCTGGCTCAGCGCCGAAGAGCAGCAGGCCGAATTCGTCCGCATGGTGGCCACGCGCATGTCGCGCGGCACGCTGGGGCTGCATGAGGTCGACCACATCTGCACCAAGGTGGCGGCGCAGGAGGCGCCGCTCGCGCCGAACGTGCTCGCCCTCGGCGGCGCACGGCCCGACAACGTGGCGCACTCGGCGGCACTCGCCTGCCTGGGCGACCGTCCCGGCCACGAACGCACGCTGCGCGCCCTCACGAGCGCGAGCGACAACGACGTGGCGGTGGCGCAGGTCTACCTGCGGCACCGGCCGCTGGCCGACGTGGCGGAAGTGCGGGCCATCGCGGCCGGCATCGGCCGCATGACGTCGCCAGCAGCGCAGACACGCGCCCTCGAAACCCTGGCCAAGCAGCGCCTGGCCGATGCGCAGAGCCTGCAGGCGATCGCGCGGCTCTTCCCGGCGGCGCGCTCGCTCGACGTTCAGCGCGCCATCGCGGGCATCCTCATCCGCTCCGACTACCGCCAGCTCGGCACCAGCGAACTCGCGCGCACGCTGCGCCAGCACCGCCTGCGTTCACCGGGCGGGCGCGACGTCATCGATGTGTTGATCCATCTGCTGCAGACGGCGTAACGCCGGGCTGCGGCGCGGCATCGTCCACCGGCCGCGCCTCGCCGCACAGGCGCAAGGCATAGGCCACGAGTGGCGGGCCGAACGTCTCGAAGACGGCCACGGCTGCCAGCACCACCGCACCCACCTGCGCGCCGAGTTCGGGCACCAGCCCGGCCGTCGATTGCACAAGGCCGATCGCGAGCCCCGCCATCGGCAGCAGCATCAGGCTCACCGCCGTCGAGCGGCGGTGCGCGAAACCGAACGCCCGCCCGCAGGCATACACGGCCACCGCCTTGGCGAGGCAGCGCATCAGCACGAAGCCGAGGGCCGCCGGGGCATGTTCCACCAGGTCCGACAGGTGCAGGTTCGCGCCGGCCACCACGAAGAGGATCACGAAGAACACGTCGCCCCCGCCGCCGAACTCCACCCGCGTGAGCCGCGAGCGGCCTTGCAGCCAGCGGCACACGATGCCCAGCGCGAGCGCGGTGAAGAGGGTCGACACGCGCAAGGCCACCGCCAGACCGAGCGAGAGCATCACCGCGCCCACCAGCAACGCGAAGCGCAAGTGCTGCTCGTTGCGGCGTGTCTGCCGCGCGATGCGCGTGGTGACGAAGCCGACACCGAGCGCGACGATCACCGCGCCTACCAGCTGATACGCCGGCAGCGCCAGTGCCGCCAGCGGCTCGAAGCGTGCGCTCTCCAGGGCGAGCGGCAGCGTCATCGAATACAGCACGAAGGCCAGCACGTTGTTGATCGCCACCAGCGACATGGCGGCCTTGATCGTGGGGCCGCGCGCGTGCAGCTCGTCGGCCACGTGGATCAGGACGGAGGGCGATGACGACACCGCAATCGCCGCCACCAGCGTGGCCACCGTGTGCGAGGCGCCGAGCAGGTGCATCAGCCCGAGGATGGCGGCAAAGGTGGCGAGGCTTTCCACCAGGCTCGTGATGAGCAAGCGGCGGTCGTGCACCACCGCCCACGGGTGCAGCGCCGCGCCCAGGCGAAAGAGGATGAGCCCGAGCGCGATGTCGACCAGCACGCGCGCCCCGTCGAGTGTGCTCTGCGGCAGCAGGCCAATGCCGCTCGGCCCGATCACGAGGCCGCAGGCCATGAAGCCGGTGATGGTGGGCAGCCAGCGCACGCGTGCGGCAAGCAGCCCGCCCAGCGTGCCGAAGGCGAGCAGCACGCCGAAGGCGATCATGAGATTGCTCTCGGGCCAGCCGGTGGGCAGGAAATCGACGATGGAATGCATGCGGGGATGGGCTGCCGAGGCCAAAGGCGCGGCGGGCGATCTTAGGGCACGGCCCCAAAGACCTTCCACGCCGGCCACACTCCGCCTGACGCGGTCGGCGCGTTCAGCGCTCCAGCACGTAGAGGCCCGGGGCCCGCTCCGTCGGCGCGGTGCGCCCTGCGCCCAGCGACGGCGGCGCGCGGCGGCGCCCGGAGTGCTGGCCGAGCCAGGCGGCCCAGGCCGTCCACCACGACCCAGGTGTCAAGGGCGTCGCGGCCAGCCACTCGTCGGGTGTCAGCAGCGGGTCGGTGGCCTGCCGGGTGTGCAGGCGGTAGCTCGACGGCACCGGGTTGCCAGGCGGGTTGACGATGCCCACGTTGTGGCCGCCGGCGGTGAGCACGAAGGTCTGCTCGGCGTCGCACAGGGCGTTCAGCTTGTAGACCGAGCGCCACGGCGCGACGTGGTCCTGCACCGTGCCCACGTTGAAGACGGGCACGCGGATGTCCGACAGGTGCACCGGCGCGCCCTGCACCCGCCACTCGCCGCGGGCGAGTGCGTTGTGCAGGAAGAGGCCCTGCAGGTACTCCATGTGCATGCGGTAGGGCAGGCGGGTGCCGTCGGCATTCCAGGCCATGAGGTCGCTGATCGACTCGCGCTCGCCGAGCAGGTGGCTGCGCAGCCGGTGCGACCACACCAGGTCGTTGGAGCGCAGCAGCTGGAAGGTGGCGCGCATCTGGCGCTTGTCGAGGTAGCCGCGCCGTGCCATGAGGCGCTCGAGGAAGGCGACCTGCGCCTCGTCGACGAAGAGCGCCAATTCGCCGGGCTCGGTGAAGTCGGTCTGCGCAGCCATCAGCGTCACGGTCTTGAGCGGCGCGAGCCGGGCATGCGTGCGACCCTGCCGCCCCATCCACGCCGCCACGGTGGACAGCAAGGTGCCCCCGAGGCAGTAGCCCGCGGCGTGCACCGAGGCGCCGGGCACGATGCGCGAGATCTCCTGCAGCGCCTCGAGCACGCCCAGGCGGGCGTAGTCGTCCATGCCGAGGTCGCGGTCGTCGCTGCCGGGGTTCTTCCACGAGATTGCGAATACGGTGAAGCCTTGCGCCACGAGAAATCGCACCATCGAATTTGAGGGCGACAGGTCGAGCACGTAGTACTTCATGATCCACGCCGACACCAGCAGCACCGGCTCGGGGTGGACGGTGGGCGTGGTGGGCTCGTACTGGATCAGCTCCATGAGCCGGTTGCGGAAGACCACGCGGCCCGGCGTGATGGCCACCTCAACACCCGGCTTGTAGCGCTCGGCGCCGAGCGGAGGCAGGTCGGCCACCTCGCGGCGCAGGTCGTCGAGGGCGTGCTGCGCGCCGGCCCACAGGTTGAGGCCGGCCTGTTCGGCAGTGCGCTTGAGCACGACGGGATTGGTGCTCACGAAGTTCGATGGCGCCACCATGTCGAGCCATTGCCGTGCAGCGAAGCTCACCATGTCTTCGTGGTGGCGCGTGATGCCGGGCACGCCGGTCGTGGCGTGGTGCCACCAGCGTTGCCACAGATGAAAGCTCTGCGCGAGGCCCCGGTAGGGCATCTGCTGCCAGGCCGGGTCGGCGAAGCGCTTGTCCTGCGGCAACGGGTCGATCACCTTCCGGCCGTGCCACACCGACCAGATGTCGGCCGCCACCTGCGCTGCCTCGCGCGCCAGTTCCGTCTGCTTGGCGGGCGACGCGGCGAGGTTGGTCCACCAGTCGAAGAAGGCGCCCAATGCGGTGGTCGGCGCCACGGTGGTGGGGAAGGGGCTGTCGAGGGGCCAGGTCCGGTCGATCGGCGGGGTGGGCGCGGCGGCGTCGGTCGCGCGGGCGGCGGCCTCGCGAAGCCAGGGGCTGTCGCGCCGCTCGCGCAGGCCGGGCCAGGGGGGAGAAGCGGTCGTCATGTGGCGGTGGGCAAGGGTTGAAGCGGCAGCACCAGGCGCAGGCTGCCGGGGTCACGCCAGCCCTCGTCGCGCACGAAGCCGCGCTCGTGCGCCAGGTCGCGCATGGCGCTGTTGTCGTGCAGCACGAGAGCCACGAGGCGCTGCGTGCCGCGCGCCACGAGGTAGTCGGTGAGCCGGTCCATCAAGAGCGTGCCCAGGCCCTGGCCCTTGAGGTCGGAGCGCACGACGACACCGAGCTCGGCGTCGACGTTGTCGGGGTCGCAGGCGGCCCGTGCCACGCCCAGGATCTCGGGCGTGCCGGCGCCATGTGCATCGATGGCGACGAAGGCCATCTCGCGGTCGTAGTCGATCTGCGTGAGCCGCCCGAGTTCGCTCGGTGGCAGCTCGCGCCGTGTGCTGAAGAAGCGGAAGCGCAGGTCTTCCGGCGACAGGCTCGCCACGAAGGTGGCGTGGATCGCGGCATCCTCGGGCCGGATGGGGCGCAGCTCCAGCGTGCGGCCGTGCCAGGTGACACGCGTGGCCAGCCCCGCGGGGTAGGGCGCGATCGCGAAGCGCGCCGCACCGGCCACGGGCGCGGCGCTCAGGCGCACGCGGGCATCGAGGGCGATGGCGCCGTCGGCGTCGGCCCACAGCGGGTTGATGTCGAGTTCGGCGATCTCCGGCAGATCGGCCAGCAGGCGCGAGACGGCCACCAGCACATCGCAGATCGCATCGAGCTTCGCGGGCGGGTGGTCGCGGTAGCCGGCGAGCAGCCGGGCCACGCGGGTGCGCGAGATCAGGTCGCGCGCCAGCACGCGGTTGAGCGGCGGCAGCGCGAGTGCGCGGTCGGCCATGACCTCGACTGCCGTGCCGCCCTGGCCGAAGAGGATGACAGGGCCGAACACCGGGTCGACGCTCGCACCGATGATGAGCTCCTGCGCATGCGGGCGCGCCACCATCGGCTGCACGGTGAAGCCTTCGAGCTGCGCGTCGGGGCGCTTCGCGCGGATGGTGTCGAGCATCTGCCGCGCGGCGGCGCGCAACTCGTCGGCATTGCGCAGCCCGAGGCGCACGCCGCCCACGTCGGACTTGTGCGACAGCTGCGGCGAGAGGATCTTGAGCGCCACCGGGAAACCCAGGCGCGAGGCTTCGTCCACCGCGGCCTGCGGATCGGGGGGCACCGCCACCGTCTCGACCACGCCGATGCCGTAGGCGCGCATGAGCGCTTTCGCCGAGGCCTCGTCGAGCATCAGCTGAGACTGCTCGATCGCTTTCGCGACGATGGCCCGCGCGGTCTCCAGGGCGGGCTCGGCAACCCCATTGACGGCGGGCGCTTCGAGCAGCAGCGCCTGGTTGCGGCGGTAGGTGCCGAGCATCGCGAAGGCGGCGACCGCCTGCTCGGGCGTGGCGTAGTCGGCGATGCCGGCTTCTTCGAAGACGCGCCGCGCGGGCAACACCGCATCGTCGCCAAGCCAGCACGAGAGCAGCCGGCCGCTCGCCTTCTGCGCCACCGGCAGGCAGGCACGGGCGATGTCGTCGCTGCGCACGATGGCGGTGGGGGCGTGGATGAAGAGCAGCGCGCCGGCGTCGCGCGTGGCGAGCAGGCAATTGAGCGTGTCGACATAACGCTGAACAGGTGCGTCTCCGATGATGTCCACCGGGTTGTGGCGCGACCAGGTGGCCGGCAGTTTCTCGTCGAGCGCGGCCAGCAGGGAAGGGCTCAGGTTGGCCAGGCGCACGCCTGACCGCTCGGCGGCGTCGGCTGCCATCACGCCGGCACCGCCGCCGTTGGTGACGATGGTGAGTTCGTCGTCCTGGTTGTGGCCGAAGCGGGTGAGCGTCTCGGCGGCGACGAAGAGTTCCTGCAGGGTGTCGACCCGCAGCATGCCGGCGCGGCGGATCGCCGCGTCGTACACGAGGTCGGAGCCGGCGAGCGCGCCGGTGTGGGAAGCCGCCGCGGCCGCACCCCGCGCGCCGCGGCCGGCCTTCACCACCACCACCGGCTTGTTGCGCGCGGCGGCGCGTGCGGCCGACATGAACTTGCGCGTCGACTCCACCGACTCGATGTACAGCAGGATGGAGCGCGTGTGCGGGTCGCTCGCCAGGTGGTCGAGCAGGTCGCCGAAGTCGACGTCGGCGTGGTCGCCGAGCGAGATCATGTGCGAGAAGCCGATGCCGCGCGGGCGCGCCCAGTCGAGCACGGCCGTGACCAGCGCCCCCGACTGCGAGACGAAGGCGAGGCTGCCGGCCCGTGCGTCGACGTGCGCGAAGCTCGCGTTGAGCCCGATGCGTGGCGACAGCAGGCCGAGGCAGTTGGGGCCCAGCACGCGCAGCAGGTAAGGCCGCGCGTTCGCGAGCATGGCCTGGCGTGTGTCGCGGTCGAGCCCGGCGGTCATCACGATGGCCGCGCGCGTGCCCAGGCGGCCGAGTTCTTCGATCAGGCCGGGCACGGTGGCGGCCGGCGTGCAGATGACGGCGAGGTCGGGCGGGGCGGGCAGGTCTTCGACGCGTGCGAAGACGGGCGTGTCGCCGAGCGTGCGGTGCTTCGGGTTCACCGGCCACACCGGGCCCGCGAACGCGCCGCCCTGGAGGTTGTTCCAGACGGTGGCACCCACGCTCGCCGGCCGCCCGGAGGCACCGATGACGGCAACGGACCGGGGCTCCAGCAGGCGGTCGAGGTGGCGGATGCTCATCGTTGGGACGTTAGCGCGACATCAGTACCGGCACGGTCATCGTGGCCAGCACGCCGCGTGTCGCGCCGCCGAGCAGGCGCTCCGTCCAGCGGGTGTGCCCGTAGCCGCCCATCACGAGGAGATCGGTGTCGAGATCGGCCGTGCGGGAGAGGATCGCGTCGGCGATCGGCGCCGAGGCCACTTCGTTGCGCACCGTGGCGGTGACGCCGTGGCGGGCCAGCCATTCGCGCAGGGCTTCGAGTTCCGCGTTGGGCGTCGTGTCGGCGAGCAGGCCGTTTTCGCGCCAGGCCGCCACGTCGACGCGGCGCGCCTTGCGCAGGAAGGGCAGGGCATCGGCGATGGCGCGGTCGGCCTCGCGGCTGCCGTCCCAGGCGACGAGGGCGTTCTGGAACGGGGCCTCCACCGTGCCGGCATAGGGAATCAGCAGCGTGGGCCGCGCGTTGAAGAGCACCAGGCGCTCGACCACCGCGCGCCGCATCGTGTAGCCCGTCTCGGCCGGGTCGGGCTGGGTGAGCACGATGAGGTCGTGGCTGTGTGCCTCTCGCAGCAGGGCGTCGGCCGGCTCGGCCTCGAGCACGACCGAGCGGCAGGCGCTGAGCTTGGCGGCCACGCAGGCGGCGTCGAAGGCCTGCGCGGCGGCACGGGCACGGTCGCCCAGCTCGGCCTGTGCCGCCTCGGCCAGCTCGGTGACCACGGTGGCGGCCTCGACCGAGATCGGCAGCTCCACGAGCCCGGTGGGGGCCACGCCGGTGAGGTGGGCCTCGAAGTTGCGGGCGAGGTCGATCGCCACCTTGACGCGCGCGGCGCACAAGGGGTCGTCGTCGAGCAGGACGAGCAGGCTGCGGTAGGTCATGGTGATCTCCTGGCGAGGGTGGGCGGGTGTGGTGTGCAGAGGTTCACACGCTGCTGTGCCCGCGGGCTTGCGCGGGATCAAGTTCGCGGCAGTGGCGCGGCCCGCGGCCGGTGGCGAGGCGGTGCACACAGGCCCTAGACTCGCCCGCATGAATGACCGCGCCATGTCAGGCAGCACGCTTTCGAGGCCACGCGAGCTGGCCCGCCTGCAGGAGATCGTGGCGGTGCTCGTGCGCCATGGCCTCGGCGACGCCGTGCGCCGCATGGGCTGGGCCGACCTGCTCGAAAAAGCCGGCCAGCTCGTGCACTGGACGAGCGCCGCCGAGCTGGCCCGCCTCTCGCCGCCGCTGCAGGTGCGGCGTGCGCTGGAAGAACTCGGGCCGACTTTCGTGAAGCTGGGGCAGATCCTCGCTGGGCGGGCCGACCTCTTCGGCCCCGAGTGGATCGCCGAATTCGAGAAGCTGCACAGCCGCGTGCCGGCGGTGCCCTTCGAGGCCCTGCACGACCAGCTGGTGGAAGACCTGGGCGGCGAGCCGGGGGAGGTCTTCGCCTCGTTCGACCCCACGCCGCTGGCTGCCGCGTCGATTGCGCAGGTGCACCGCGCGCGCCTGCACGACGGCGCCGAGGTGGTGGTGAAGGTGCGCCGCCCCGGCATCCGCCCCGTCATCGAGGCCGACCTGCGCCTGCTGGAGCGGCTGGCGTCGATCGCGGCCAGCCGCTGGCCCGACCTTCAGCCCTACCGGCCGGTGGCGCTGGTGCAGGAGTTCGGCCGCTCGCTGCGGCGCGAGCTCGACCTGGCCAACGAATGCCGGCAGGCCGAGCGCATCGCCGCCAACTTTGCCGAGCGGCCCGAGATCGTGATTCCCAAGGTGTATTGGGAGTGGACGCACGAGCGCGTCAACGTGCAGCAGCTGATCGACGGCCTGCCCGGCGATGCGCTGGAACGCGCCGATGGCGAAGGCCTCGACCGCAAGCTGCTCGCCAAGCGCGGCGCGCAGGCGGTGATGAAGATGGTGGTGGAAGACGGCCTCTTCCACGCCGACCCGCACCCCGGCAACGTCTTTTACCTCAGCGGCAACCGCATTGCCTTCATCGACTTCGGCATGGTGGGGCGGCTCTCGGCGCAGCGCCGCGACGAGTTGCTCAAGCTCATGCTCGGCCTGGTGCAGCGAGACGCCGCGGCCGTGAGCGACGTGTTGCTCGAATGGGCCGATGGCAGTGCCGAAGAAGAAGCCCAGCTGAACGGCGACATCGAAGCCTTCGTCGATGCCTACCACGGCGTGCCGCTCGCGCGCCTGAGCTTGGCCGACATGCTGGCCGACGTGACCGGCATCCTGAGGCGCCACCGGCTGGGCCTGCCGTCCGACCTGGCCTTGCTCATCAAGGCCTTCGTGACGGTCGAAGGCATGGGGCGCGGCCTCGACCCCGACTTCCACATGGCGGCCGAGGCGTTGCCGCTCCTCAGGCGGGCGCTGCGCGCGCGCTACCGCCCGCAGGCCATCGTGCGGCGCAGCTGGCAGTCGATCAACCGGCTGGCTGGCCTGCTCGCGGCCATGCCCGACGACCTGGCGCGCCTGCTGCGAAACGTGCGGCATGGTGGCGTGCAAGTGCACATCGAGGTCAAGCACCTGGAGCGTGTGGGCGACCAGCTCGACCGGGCGGCCAGCCGCCTCACCGTGGGGCTGGTGGTGGCGGCGCTGATCGTCGGCTCGTCCATCGTGATGACGGTGCAGGGCGGGCCGAAGCTCTTCGGCCTGCCGGCGTTCGGCCTCATCGGCTTCGTGGGCGCGTGCGTGGGCGCGGTGTGGCTGCTGCGCTCCATCTCGCGCAGCGGGCGGCACGACGGCAAGTAGTCGCCGCCGCCCGGGCGTGCTTCAAGACTGCTCGCGCGGCGGCGGCACCACCAGCACCGGGACCGTGGTGCTTGCCAGCACCCGCGCCACCACCGAGCCGAGCGCGAGCTGGCCCGCGGGGCTGTGCCCGCGCGAACCCATGACGATCAGGTCGGCACGCCAACGCGTGGCCTGCTCGACGACCACCTCGGCTGCCGGCCCTTCGCGGTGCAGGTACTCGGCCTGGATGCCGTGGTGGTCGAGGAAGGTGCGCACCGGGCGGAACACCTCGTTGGCTTCGGTCGTGTAGCGCGTCTCGATCTGCTTCTCGTCGAGCAGCAGGCGCAGGCCATTCGGCAGTGGCGTCTGCGCGTGCAGCACTGCAAAGCGATGCTGCGGCGAGAGCCACTCCGGGTGGGCACCGAGCCAGGCCAGCATGTGGCGGCTGAAGGAGCTGTCGTCGACAGCGAGCAGGATGTTCATGGACGAGACTCCGTTGCAAGACCGTGGAGGCTCAAAGGTAGGTCGACTCCTGCGGTGGGAGCTTGATGCGGCGCAAACCTCGACAGGCGCGGCGGCTCGTCAGGGCACCAGCACTGCCGCGCCGTCGAACGTGCCCCTGCGCAGTGCATCGAGCGCCTCGTTGGCCCCGTCGAGGGGATACGCCGTGGTGTGCGAGCGCACCGGATGCTGGCGCACGAAGTCGAAGAACTCCTTCGCGTCGGCACGCGTGAGGTTGGCCACCGAGCGCACTTCGCGCTCGCCCCAGAGCAGCGAATAGGGGAAGGCGGGGATGTCGCTCATGTGGATGCCGGCGCAGACCACGCGGCCACCGCGCCGCACCCGTGAGAGCGCCAGCGGCACCAGCGCCCCGTCGGGCGCGAAGAGGATGGCGGCATCGAGCGCATCGGGCGGCGCGGCGTCGGTGCTGCCGGCCCATTCGACTCCCAGCGAGAGCGCAAAGGCCTGGCGTGCGGTGTCGCCGGGGCGGGTCATGGCGAAGACACGCCGCCCCTGGGCCTTGGCCACCTGCGCAATGAGATGGGCCGACGCGCCGAAGCCGTAGAGCCCGATCACGCGCGCGTCATCGCCCGCAGCCTTGAGTGCACGCCAGCCGATCAGCCCGGCGCACAGCAGCGGTGCGGTCTCGACCGGGTCGCCCTCGGGCGGCAGCGGGATGCAGAAGCTGGCGTGGGCGAGCGCGTGCGAGGCGTAGCCGCCATCGCGGCCGTGGCCGGTGAAGACGGCACGCGCGCAGAGGTTCTCGCGGCCACGCCGGCAGTCGTCGCACTCGCCGCAGGCCCAACCGAGCCACGGCACGCCCACATGATCGCCGGCCTGCCAGCCCGTCACGCCGTCGCCGAGGGCCGCGACCGTGGCCACGATCTCGTGGCCCGGCACGACACAGGCGCACGTCGGTGCGAGCTCGCCATCGGCGATGTGCAGGTCGGTGCGGCACACGCCGCACGCCAGCACTTTCAGCAGCAGCTCGCCCCGGCCCGGGCGGGGCACCGGGCACTCGACGAGTTCGAGCGGCCGACCGCTGCCGCGCCAGCGCATGGCGCGCATCGTGGCCGTGGCCGGGGCTTCGGTCACTTGATGGCGATGGTGCGGCTGCCGCTGCCTTCGAGTTTGGGCAGCGTGAGCTTGAGCACGCCGTCTTCGAATTTGGCCGCGACCTCCTTCGCGTCGACTTCGTGCTCCAGCGCGAAGCCACGTGACACCATGCCGGTGTAGGTCTCGCTCAGCAACACGCGCTTGCCTTGCTTCTCTTCCTTCTCGCGCTTGATCTCGGCGCTGATGGACACGAAGTTGTGGTTGACGTTGACCTTGATGTCTTCCTTGCGCGCACCGGGGATCTCGGCCCGCACTTCGTATTGCTTGTCGGTCTCGGTGACATCGATGCGGATGTCGTTGGGCAGGCCTTCGGGCAGGCGCAGGGCGCGGGGAAAGCCGCGGAAGAAGTCGGGGAAGAAATCGTTCATTCGCTCGATGCGGGTCAGTGCATTCATCGTGCTCTCCTGGATTGAAGGATGTCTGCGCGGGCTGGGCACAGCCCTGCAGGGGCCCCGATCTTTCGGCAACTCCGGCGTCAGGAGATTGCGCTTCGTCAAGGCAGCGTGGGGTGCGCGATCGCCGGCCGGCTTGATGCCGGGCAAGCGTGGTGCCGCGTGTCTGCGCGACAGTGCCGCGCATGGGAACGAACCCGTCTTCGTGCGTGGCACGCTGCCGTCGTGTCGTCGCCGCGCTCTTGATCGCGTGGCTGCCGGCGCTGGCGGCCGTGGCCGCGGACGCTCCACTTCGAAGCGACTTCGCCGTGTCGGTGCCGAGGGCGCTCGACCCGCCCGAGATCGTGGTCGCCACCTACGGCGTGCTGCTCGACGATGCGCTCGCCAAGCACGACCTCGTGCTGCTGCGCGAGCAGTTCGTGCTGCTGGTCGACCGCGCGCCGGCCGTGCAGGCGGCGTTGGTGCTCTGGGGTTCCAGCACGACGGGGTGGTCACTCGTCGGCGCCGCGCCGGTCTCCACCGGCCTGCCGGGGCGCTTCGAGCATTTCACGACGCCGCTCGGGGTCTTCGAGCACTCGCTCGCCAACCCGGACTTCCGCGCCGAAGGCACGCGCAACGAGTTCGGCATCCGCGGCTATGGCCGTCGCGGCATGCGTGTGTTCGATTTCGGCTGGGTGGCCGCGCCCAAAGGCTGGGGCGACCGTGCATGGAGCACGATGCGCCTGCAGGTGCACGCCACCGACCCCGACGTGCTGGAGCCGCGCCTCGGCACGGCGCAGTCGAAAGGCTGCATACGCATCCCGGCTGCGCTCAACGAGTTCATCGACGTCAACGGCGTGCTCGATGCCGACTACGACGAAGCGCTCGACGCCGGCCGCACGCTGTGGGTGCTGCGACCCGACCGGCGCCGCCACGCCGCCGCCGGCCGCTGGCTGGTGGTGATCGACTCGGAGGCGCTGGCGCGGCCGGCCTGGGCCATGCCGCCGTGAACGCGCGTCAGGGCGGCACCTTGGCGAGCCCAAAACGCTTGACGAGCTCGGTGCTCGCCGCATACGCCACGACGATGCCCGCCACCGCAGCCGACACGCCGAGTGGCAGCGGCACGAACCCCAGCCATGCCGCCAGCGGCCCGGTGTAGGGCAGCGCGAGCGCCACGAGCGCGACAGCGAGCAGCGCGCCGCTCAACATCGGCGCCGGCGGGCTCGTCCACGCCGGCTCGCGCGAGCGCAATACCACCACCACCGCCAGCTCGGTGAGCAGCGACACCTGGAACCATGCCGTGCGGAACACGGCCTCGTCGGCCGCCAGCACCCACAGCAGCACCGCGAAGGTGATCAGGTCGAAGACCGAACTGGTGAGCCCGAAGACGAGCATGAAGCGCCGCAGCGAGGCCATCTTCCAGGCGCGCGGGCGGCGCAGCTGAGACGCTTCGACCCGGTCGGTCGACAAGGCCATCGCCGGCAGGTCCGACAGGAAGTTGTTGAGCAGGATTTGCGTGGCGGTGAGCGGCAGGAAGGGCAGGAAGGGCGTGGCCAGCGCCATGCTGACCATGTTGCCGAAGTTTGCGCTGATGGTGAGCGAGATGTATTTCAGCGTGTTGGCGAAGGTGCGCCGGCCTTCTTCCACTCCGCGGCAGAGCACGCCGAGGTCGGGCTGCAAGAGCACGATGTCGGCGCTCTCGCGCGCGACGTCGACCGCTTGGTCGACCGAGATGCCCACGTCGGCCGCGTGCAGGGCCGGCGCGTCGTTGATGCCGTCGCCGAGGAAGCCCACCGCATGCCGCGTGCGCTGCAAGGCGCGCACGATGCGCTCCTTCTGCGACGGGTCGACCTCCACGAAGAGATCGGTGCG
This genomic window contains:
- a CDS encoding cation:proton antiporter, yielding MHSIVDFLPTGWPESNLMIAFGVLLAFGTLGGLLAARVRWLPTITGFMACGLVIGPSGIGLLPQSTLDGARVLVDIALGLILFRLGAALHPWAVVHDRRLLITSLVESLATFAAILGLMHLLGASHTVATLVAAIAVSSSPSVLIHVADELHARGPTIKAAMSLVAINNVLAFVLYSMTLPLALESARFEPLAALALPAYQLVGAVIVALGVGFVTTRIARQTRRNEQHLRFALLVGAVMLSLGLAVALRVSTLFTALALGIVCRWLQGRSRLTRVEFGGGGDVFFVILFVVAGANLHLSDLVEHAPAALGFVLMRCLAKAVAVYACGRAFGFAHRRSTAVSLMLLPMAGLAIGLVQSTAGLVPELGAQVGAVVLAAVAVFETFGPPLVAYALRLCGEARPVDDAAPQPGVTPSAADGSTHR
- a CDS encoding PHA/PHB synthase family protein, which codes for MTTASPPWPGLRERRDSPWLREAAARATDAAAPTPPIDRTWPLDSPFPTTVAPTTALGAFFDWWTNLAASPAKQTELAREAAQVAADIWSVWHGRKVIDPLPQDKRFADPAWQQMPYRGLAQSFHLWQRWWHHATTGVPGITRHHEDMVSFAARQWLDMVAPSNFVSTNPVVLKRTAEQAGLNLWAGAQHALDDLRREVADLPPLGAERYKPGVEVAITPGRVVFRNRLMELIQYEPTTPTVHPEPVLLVSAWIMKYYVLDLSPSNSMVRFLVAQGFTVFAISWKNPGSDDRDLGMDDYARLGVLEALQEISRIVPGASVHAAGYCLGGTLLSTVAAWMGRQGRTHARLAPLKTVTLMAAQTDFTEPGELALFVDEAQVAFLERLMARRGYLDKRQMRATFQLLRSNDLVWSHRLRSHLLGERESISDLMAWNADGTRLPYRMHMEYLQGLFLHNALARGEWRVQGAPVHLSDIRVPVFNVGTVQDHVAPWRSVYKLNALCDAEQTFVLTAGGHNVGIVNPPGNPVPSSYRLHTRQATDPLLTPDEWLAATPLTPGSWWTAWAAWLGQHSGRRRAPPSLGAGRTAPTERAPGLYVLER
- a CDS encoding bifunctional acetate--CoA ligase family protein/GNAT family N-acetyltransferase; this translates as MSIRHLDRLLEPRSVAVIGASGRPASVGATVWNNLQGGAFAGPVWPVNPKHRTLGDTPVFARVEDLPAPPDLAVICTPAATVPGLIEELGRLGTRAAIVMTAGLDRDTRQAMLANARPYLLRVLGPNCLGLLSPRIGLNASFAHVDARAGSLAFVSQSGALVTAVLDWARPRGIGFSHMISLGDHADVDFGDLLDHLASDPHTRSILLYIESVESTRKFMSAARAAARNKPVVVVKAGRGARGAAAAASHTGALAGSDLVYDAAIRRAGMLRVDTLQELFVAAETLTRFGHNQDDELTIVTNGGGAGVMAADAAERSGVRLANLSPSLLAALDEKLPATWSRHNPVDIIGDAPVQRYVDTLNCLLATRDAGALLFIHAPTAIVRSDDIARACLPVAQKASGRLLSCWLGDDAVLPARRVFEEAGIADYATPEQAVAAFAMLGTYRRNQALLLEAPAVNGVAEPALETARAIVAKAIEQSQLMLDEASAKALMRAYGIGVVETVAVPPDPQAAVDEASRLGFPVALKILSPQLSHKSDVGGVRLGLRNADELRAAARQMLDTIRAKRPDAQLEGFTVQPMVARPHAQELIIGASVDPVFGPVILFGQGGTAVEVMADRALALPPLNRVLARDLISRTRVARLLAGYRDHPPAKLDAICDVLVAVSRLLADLPEIAELDINPLWADADGAIALDARVRLSAAPVAGAARFAIAPYPAGLATRVTWHGRTLELRPIRPEDAAIHATFVASLSPEDLRFRFFSTRRELPPSELGRLTQIDYDREMAFVAIDAHGAGTPEILGVARAACDPDNVDAELGVVVRSDLKGQGLGTLLMDRLTDYLVARGTQRLVALVLHDNSAMRDLAHERGFVRDEGWRDPGSLRLVLPLQPLPTAT
- a CDS encoding universal stress protein produces the protein MTYRSLLVLLDDDPLCAARVKVAIDLARNFEAHLTGVAPTGLVELPISVEAATVVTELAEAAQAELGDRARAAAQAFDAACVAAKLSACRSVVLEAEPADALLREAHSHDLIVLTQPDPAETGYTMRRAVVERLVLFNARPTLLIPYAGTVEAPFQNALVAWDGSREADRAIADALPFLRKARRVDVAAWRENGLLADTTPNAELEALREWLARHGVTATVRNEVASAPIADAILSRTADLDTDLLVMGGYGHTRWTERLLGGATRGVLATMTVPVLMSR